From the genome of Shewanella sp. Choline-02u-19, one region includes:
- the greB gene encoding transcription elongation factor GreB, with product MRTNIVTRAGFEKLQKELNYLWRELRPEITKIVSWAASLGDRSENADYTFNKKKLREIDRRVRYLRKAIENTKVVDYSPAQEGKVFFGAWVEIENDAAEKRVFKIVGYDEIFGRNDYISIDSPMARGLLKKEVDDEAVIHTPVGEQVWYINRISYQGFEEA from the coding sequence ATGAGAACAAACATCGTCACCCGAGCAGGTTTCGAAAAATTGCAGAAAGAGCTGAATTACTTATGGCGCGAGCTTAGACCTGAAATCACTAAGATTGTCAGTTGGGCTGCGAGCTTAGGCGATCGAAGTGAAAATGCGGACTACACTTTTAACAAGAAGAAACTGCGAGAAATAGACCGTAGAGTGCGTTATTTGCGCAAGGCCATCGAAAATACTAAAGTTGTCGATTATTCACCAGCGCAAGAAGGTAAGGTCTTTTTTGGTGCTTGGGTTGAGATTGAAAATGATGCTGCTGAGAAGCGGGTATTTAAAATCGTCGGATATGACGAGATCTTTGGCCGTAATGACTACATCTCGATTGATTCCCCTATGGCGCGTGGTCTGTTGAAAAAAGAGGTTGATGATGAAGCCGTGATCCATACGCCTGTTGGCGAACAGGTATGGTATATCAACCGTATCTCCTATCAAGGATTTGAGGAGGCTTAG
- a CDS encoding LTA synthase family protein: MLSRLGLALWQFDRVDATSGWLELLVQGLRVDFATFCWLWGAAALGTAIFSGEHAIGRIWTLILRVWLTLGLLTIVVLEISTPSFIAEYGIRPNRLYVEYLIYPKEVFSMLWAGRKVELILSALISTAVFIGGWKLSGKLTQNQTYPRWYWRPVLGVLVIAITILGARSSLGHRPLNPSLVAFSSDPLVNSLVTNSAYSLVFAIKQMGSEADAAKIYGKLPEDEIVSIIRRESGRPLADFQSNEFPSVSYNTASYQGKPKNLVIILQESLGAQFVGSLGGLPLTPNIDELSKEAWAFDRMYATGTRSVRGIEAVVTGFTPTPARAVVKLGLSQSGFFSLASLLKQHGYHNQFIYGGESHFDNMRNFFLGNGFTDIIDEDDYENPNFVGSWGVSDEDLMYRANDEFERLHKEGKPFFSLVFSSSNHDPFEFPDDRIELYEQPKQTRNNAAKYADYAVGEFFKHAKKSDYWKDTVFVVVADHDSRVGGAELVPISRFRIPGLILGEGIEPKVDKRVTSQIDLGPTLLSLIGVSDAYPMLGRDLTKTPEDWPGRALMQYDKNLAYLRGDDVVILQPEHPASGFTYDPVAEKLTASPQSDEMKETALGWALWGSMAYQKGLHSDNKK; the protein is encoded by the coding sequence ATGCTCAGCAGGCTGGGTCTGGCCCTTTGGCAGTTTGACCGGGTTGATGCAACCTCGGGTTGGTTAGAGTTGTTGGTTCAAGGCTTACGTGTTGATTTTGCAACATTTTGCTGGCTTTGGGGCGCAGCTGCACTGGGGACGGCTATCTTTTCTGGCGAGCATGCAATTGGTCGAATTTGGACACTAATATTGCGGGTTTGGTTGACCTTAGGTTTGCTGACGATCGTTGTCCTTGAAATATCGACGCCCTCCTTTATTGCTGAATACGGCATCAGACCTAACAGGCTGTATGTTGAATATCTTATCTATCCCAAAGAAGTGTTTTCAATGCTTTGGGCGGGTAGAAAGGTCGAACTTATTCTGTCGGCATTGATCAGTACTGCGGTGTTCATTGGTGGTTGGAAGCTCAGCGGTAAACTCACCCAAAATCAAACATACCCACGTTGGTACTGGCGTCCAGTGCTTGGTGTTTTAGTCATTGCGATTACTATTTTAGGCGCGCGTTCAAGCTTAGGGCATCGCCCGCTAAATCCATCATTGGTCGCTTTTTCAAGCGACCCATTAGTGAATTCTTTAGTGACTAACTCGGCATACTCTCTTGTCTTCGCAATTAAGCAGATGGGCAGTGAGGCAGATGCTGCCAAGATATATGGCAAACTCCCTGAAGATGAAATTGTGAGTATTATTCGCCGTGAAAGTGGCCGACCATTAGCCGATTTTCAGTCCAATGAATTCCCGAGTGTGTCTTATAACACTGCCAGTTATCAAGGTAAGCCGAAAAACTTAGTTATTATTCTACAAGAGAGCCTTGGGGCACAATTTGTGGGCAGTTTAGGCGGTTTACCGTTAACACCAAACATTGATGAGTTATCGAAAGAGGCATGGGCTTTTGACCGTATGTATGCCACTGGCACGCGCTCGGTTCGTGGGATAGAAGCCGTTGTGACCGGGTTTACCCCGACGCCCGCTCGCGCTGTGGTCAAGTTAGGTCTGAGTCAAAGTGGCTTCTTTTCGCTAGCATCATTGTTAAAGCAACATGGTTACCATAACCAGTTTATTTATGGCGGAGAAAGCCATTTTGACAACATGCGTAACTTTTTCTTAGGCAATGGCTTTACCGATATTATTGATGAAGATGATTACGAAAATCCTAATTTTGTCGGCTCGTGGGGCGTGTCAGATGAAGATCTTATGTATCGTGCTAACGATGAATTTGAACGTTTACATAAAGAAGGAAAACCATTCTTTAGCTTAGTGTTTAGTTCTAGTAATCATGACCCATTTGAATTTCCTGATGACCGCATAGAACTGTATGAACAGCCAAAGCAGACGCGAAATAATGCGGCTAAATACGCTGATTATGCCGTAGGTGAGTTTTTCAAACATGCTAAAAAATCTGATTATTGGAAGGACACTGTATTTGTTGTGGTTGCCGATCATGACAGTCGAGTGGGTGGCGCAGAGTTAGTGCCAATTTCACGCTTCCGTATACCCGGCCTAATTTTAGGTGAGGGGATCGAGCCTAAAGTTGATAAGCGAGTGACTAGCCAGATTGATTTAGGACCGACGTTATTGTCATTGATTGGCGTGAGTGATGCGTATCCTATGTTGGGTCGAGACCTTACTAAAACACCTGAAGATTGGCCTGGTCGCGCGTTAATGCAGTACGACAAAAACTTGGCTTATTTACGCGGTGATGATGTGGTGATCCTGCAACCTGAACATCCAGCATCAGGCTTTACCTATGATCCAGTGGCTGAGAAACTAACTGCTAGCCCACAGTCTGATGAAATGAAAGAAACGGCATTAGGTTGGGCGCTTTGGGGCAGTATGGCTTATCAAAAAGGCTTGCATAGCGACAATAAAAAGTAG
- the bioH gene encoding pimeloyl-ACP methyl ester esterase BioH — translation MSQTKLHVKSIGQGHDVVMLHGWGVNGAVFTALPDLLPQYRFHFVDLPGFGESNVVAGDINDWLASIIANVPKSAIWIGWSLGGLVATLAALKYPQHVSALCTISSSPCFMAREEESWPGIPPNVLAQFATQLTQDLDKTIERFLAIQAMGSQTVKGDIKQLREWVLAKPQPQFTALDQGLDMLARVDLRNQLPLIKQPWLRIWGKLDGLVPRRVIKLMPNLSNSEDIILPKASHAPFISHTGDFVTALDRWLKKH, via the coding sequence GTGAGTCAAACTAAATTACATGTCAAATCAATTGGCCAAGGCCACGATGTGGTAATGCTGCATGGTTGGGGAGTCAATGGGGCTGTATTTACCGCTTTGCCCGATCTGTTACCTCAGTATAGATTTCACTTTGTTGATCTGCCCGGCTTTGGCGAAAGTAATGTCGTTGCTGGTGATATTAATGATTGGTTGGCAAGCATCATAGCCAATGTGCCAAAATCTGCTATCTGGATAGGCTGGTCCCTCGGCGGTTTGGTCGCCACCTTAGCAGCACTTAAGTATCCACAACATGTCAGTGCCCTGTGTACTATCTCGTCTTCACCTTGCTTTATGGCTAGAGAAGAGGAGTCTTGGCCCGGGATCCCCCCTAATGTGCTCGCTCAGTTCGCGACTCAACTCACCCAAGATCTCGATAAAACCATCGAACGATTTCTAGCAATACAAGCCATGGGTAGCCAAACAGTTAAGGGCGACATCAAGCAACTGCGCGAATGGGTACTCGCTAAACCTCAGCCGCAATTCACCGCACTCGATCAGGGGCTTGATATGTTAGCTCGGGTTGATTTAAGAAACCAACTGCCACTGATCAAGCAGCCTTGGTTAAGGATATGGGGTAAGCTCGACGGGCTCGTGCCACGTAGAGTGATTAAGCTGATGCCTAATTTGAGTAATAGTGAAGATATTATATTGCCGAAAGCCTCTCATGCACCGTTCATAAGCCATACAGGCGACTTTGTTACGGCGTTAGACCGCTGGCTTAAAAAACACTAA
- a CDS encoding ComF family protein: MMTQPSLQRWLAAILPNRCLMCHQQITSTQSGICRVCLQACLYQTPVCLGCGREMSLELVYCGECQRHNRLKVVAPCGYHDGLGHWVGQIKYQAQFAVIEVMVDALIHRLHHLIELGFVQMPQVIIAVPLHSKRLRQRGFNQAWLVAQSLSQKLKLPLLDDVLIRQTNTAPQAGLSGKMRRQNLLDAFTLVADINWQRIAIVDDVVTTGTTVSEIARLFNKQHIETQVWCLARAEAPGLN, from the coding sequence ATGATGACTCAGCCCTCTTTGCAGCGATGGCTCGCGGCTATATTACCCAATCGATGCTTAATGTGCCATCAGCAGATCACGTCCACACAAAGTGGTATTTGTCGGGTTTGCCTACAGGCCTGCCTTTACCAAACACCCGTTTGCTTAGGCTGCGGTAGAGAGATGTCGCTAGAGCTTGTCTATTGTGGAGAGTGTCAGCGGCACAACAGGCTAAAGGTGGTAGCACCTTGTGGTTATCATGATGGACTCGGTCATTGGGTTGGCCAGATAAAATATCAAGCGCAGTTTGCCGTTATCGAGGTGATGGTCGATGCGCTTATCCATCGATTACATCATTTAATTGAGTTAGGCTTTGTTCAAATGCCACAAGTCATTATCGCCGTACCATTGCACTCAAAACGATTACGGCAACGTGGCTTTAATCAGGCATGGTTGGTGGCTCAATCACTGTCACAAAAGCTTAAACTGCCGTTGCTTGACGATGTGCTTATTAGGCAAACCAATACCGCTCCACAAGCGGGGTTATCAGGAAAAATGCGCCGTCAAAATTTATTAGATGCCTTTACGCTAGTGGCTGACATTAATTGGCAACGTATTGCGATTGTTGATGATGTGGTAACCACGGGTACAACGGTCAGTGAGATAGCGCGATTATTCAACAAGCAGCATATTGAAACTCAAGTCTGGTGCCTTGCAAGAGCAGAGGCACCCGGACTTAACTAG
- a CDS encoding Tex family protein: protein MHNIAQLIAEELNVRLQQVNDTIKLLDDGATVPFIARYRKEATGGLDDVQLRTLNSRLSYLRDLNERRNVILSSIEAQSKLTPELKAAINAADSKTRLEDLYLPYKPKRRTKGLIAIEAGIEPLADFLLANRDADCDAKAAEYFNVDAGFSEAKAVLDGARFILMERFAEDAELLQKIRTHVEQNAVLESRMSKGKEKEGAKYRDYFEHSEKLTKVPSHRALAMLRGRNEGMLSLSVNADPDKEVKQASYCEVIIAEHFKLAIKDTAVDQWLKTVVAATWRVKTALQMETEFFGRMRDSAETEAINVFARNLGDLLMAAPAGAKATLGLDPGLRSGVKVAIVNNTGKLVAHSTIFPHAPQKQWDKSLRTLANLAKMHKVELIAVGNGTASRETDKLAAELITLVKAELPTLTKVMVSEAGASVYSASELASEEFPDVDVSIRGAVSIARRLQDPLAELVKIEPKAIGVGQYQHDVSQSMLSSSLEAVVEDCVNSVGVDVNMASAPLLAQVAGLNKTLARNIVRYRDEQGQFTNRKTLLKVARLGPKAYEQAAGFLRINDGENPLDASSVHPEAYSLVESIASAKQQSVATLVGNTELLTSLEAKDFISGDFGLPTVTDILLELDKPGRDPRGEFKTATFKDGVEQINDLKPDMVLEGVVTNVTNFGAFVDVGVHQDGLVHISSMTEKFIDDPHKVVKAGDVVKVKVMEVDAERRRIGLSMRLTDKAGEAPKAAPRPANNGTKHKGSKPQSQPQKNVKPKQTTNAAMGNAFADAFAKMKK from the coding sequence ATGCATAACATTGCACAGCTTATTGCTGAAGAACTTAACGTCCGTCTTCAGCAAGTTAACGACACTATTAAATTACTGGATGACGGTGCAACAGTACCGTTTATTGCGCGCTACCGTAAGGAAGCAACGGGTGGGCTTGATGATGTGCAGTTGCGCACGCTGAACAGTCGCCTTAGCTATTTACGAGATTTAAATGAGCGCCGCAATGTTATTTTGTCGAGTATTGAAGCGCAAAGTAAGTTAACGCCTGAGCTAAAAGCTGCAATTAATGCCGCTGACAGTAAAACGCGCCTAGAAGATCTTTATCTGCCTTACAAACCTAAACGCCGTACTAAGGGTTTGATAGCGATTGAAGCGGGAATTGAGCCATTAGCGGACTTTTTACTGGCTAATCGAGATGCTGATTGTGACGCTAAAGCGGCTGAATATTTTAATGTTGATGCCGGTTTCAGCGAGGCTAAAGCCGTATTAGATGGCGCCCGTTTTATCTTAATGGAACGCTTTGCTGAAGATGCTGAATTACTGCAAAAAATTCGTACTCACGTTGAGCAAAATGCCGTATTAGAAAGCCGCATGTCTAAAGGCAAAGAGAAAGAAGGTGCTAAATATCGAGATTACTTCGAGCATTCTGAAAAGTTAACCAAAGTCCCATCGCATCGCGCCCTTGCAATGCTACGCGGCCGCAATGAAGGCATGTTGAGCCTAAGCGTGAATGCTGACCCAGATAAAGAAGTCAAACAAGCAAGTTACTGTGAAGTCATCATTGCTGAACACTTCAAACTTGCAATTAAAGACACCGCAGTCGATCAATGGTTGAAAACGGTTGTTGCTGCAACTTGGCGAGTAAAAACAGCGTTGCAGATGGAAACCGAGTTTTTTGGACGTATGCGTGATAGTGCCGAAACGGAAGCGATTAACGTCTTCGCGCGTAATTTAGGCGATCTTCTTATGGCAGCCCCAGCGGGCGCCAAAGCCACTTTAGGCTTAGATCCGGGTCTTCGTAGTGGCGTTAAGGTTGCGATAGTGAATAACACTGGCAAACTGGTCGCACACTCCACTATTTTCCCTCATGCTCCGCAAAAACAGTGGGATAAATCGTTAAGAACCTTAGCTAACTTAGCAAAGATGCATAAGGTTGAGCTGATTGCTGTCGGCAATGGCACGGCATCTCGCGAAACAGACAAGCTCGCGGCCGAGCTCATCACCTTAGTTAAAGCCGAACTACCGACATTGACCAAAGTGATGGTCAGTGAAGCGGGCGCTTCTGTGTATTCAGCCTCTGAGCTAGCCTCGGAAGAGTTTCCTGATGTTGACGTGTCTATTCGTGGTGCAGTGTCGATTGCGCGTCGTTTACAAGACCCATTGGCAGAGCTTGTCAAGATAGAGCCAAAGGCCATTGGTGTTGGTCAGTATCAGCACGATGTGAGCCAAAGCATGCTTTCAAGTTCACTCGAGGCGGTTGTTGAAGATTGTGTAAACAGCGTTGGTGTGGATGTGAATATGGCGTCAGCGCCGCTGCTGGCACAGGTGGCGGGCTTAAATAAAACACTGGCACGCAATATTGTCAGATACCGCGATGAACAAGGACAGTTCACCAATCGTAAAACACTGCTAAAAGTGGCACGTTTAGGGCCTAAAGCCTATGAGCAAGCTGCGGGTTTTTTACGGATCAACGATGGTGAAAACCCACTTGATGCATCATCAGTACATCCTGAGGCGTATTCACTGGTTGAATCTATCGCGAGTGCAAAACAGCAATCTGTTGCGACGTTAGTAGGGAATACTGAGCTGCTAACCAGTTTAGAGGCTAAAGACTTCATCAGTGGCGATTTTGGTTTACCGACGGTGACCGATATTTTGCTTGAGTTAGACAAACCTGGACGCGATCCGCGTGGTGAGTTTAAAACAGCCACCTTTAAAGATGGCGTTGAACAGATTAATGACCTAAAGCCTGACATGGTATTAGAAGGCGTGGTGACCAACGTCACCAACTTTGGCGCCTTTGTTGATGTTGGCGTGCATCAAGATGGCTTAGTGCATATCTCATCGATGACTGAGAAGTTTATTGATGATCCGCATAAAGTCGTGAAAGCGGGCGATGTGGTCAAAGTTAAAGTGATGGAAGTCGATGCTGAAAGGCGCCGAATTGGCCTCAGTATGCGACTTACCGATAAAGCCGGCGAAGCGCCGAAAGCTGCACCTCGGCCCGCAAATAATGGTACTAAACATAAAGGCTCAAAACCGCAATCTCAGCCGCAGAAAAATGTTAAGCCAAAGCAGACGACCAATGCCGCGATGGGCAATGCGTTTGCAGATGCCTTTGCTAAGATGAAAAAATAA